In a genomic window of Zonotrichia albicollis isolate bZonAlb1 chromosome 7, bZonAlb1.hap1, whole genome shotgun sequence:
- the TWNK gene encoding twinkle mtDNA helicase: protein MALVSLRPGRAASRLLPLLCGGARSKGASLSPGAPGRLGQRRYKKGVLPSPDGPAPSVSITEIRQYLRAQDIPFHDGYSCLHTPSLFTGDRGDQPLSANAPFTLFIDKTTGSFLCTATLAEGTWQDFQANVEMRHHGVTPIPPASSEETEEEMRQAREDARCIWERALPLWELLDEKETKETKALFGISQVTDATLKRFGVRYLRAARSLVFPWFSPQDATLKGLKLLRVEKKGGTKTYVEETLPRFDSYRNLFGLPLIGRRDTELVLTGWELDALALHQAAGVASLALPRGASSLPPTLLPYLEQFKRITLWLGEDLRSWEAAKLFARKLSLKRCSLVRPGNLHPRPLEALNQGLNVTKILRSALLASHKSIISFRQLREEVFGELVNTEQVSGVKWARFPELNKLLKGHRRGELTIFTGPTGSGKTTFISEYALDLCMQGVCTLWGSFEINNVRLAKIMLTQFAGRRLEDQLELYDEWADRFEELPLYFMTFHGQQNIKTVIDTMQHAVYMYDITHVVVDNLQFMMGHEHLSVDRLAAQDFIVGAFRKFATDNTCHITLIIHPRKEDDEKELQTASIFGSAKASQEADNVLILQDRKLVTGPGKRYLQVSKNRFDGDVGIFPLEFSKASLSFSSSKSKVRLKKIKEEKEILANKIVEGGSGAFKKP, encoded by the exons ATGGCGCTGGTGTCCCTGCGGCCCGGGAGAGCCGCCAGCCGCCTCCTGCCGCTGCTGTGCGGGGGGGCCAGGAGCAAGGGAGCCTCGCTGAGCCCCGGCGCGCCGGGCCGCCTCGGCCAGCGGCGCTACAAGAAGGGCGTGCTGCCCTCCCCCGACGGGCCCGCGCCCTCCGTCTCCATCACCGAGATTCGCCAGTACCTGCGGGCGCAGGACATCCCCTTCCATGATGGGTACAGCTGCCTGCACACCCCCAGCCTCTTCACCGGCGACCGCGGAGACCAGCCGCTGTCCGCCAATGCCCCGTTCACGCTTTTCATTGACAAGACCACGGGCAGCTTCCTGTGCACTGCCACCCTGGCCGAGGGCACCTGGCAGGACTTCCAGGCTAACGTGGAAATGCGGCACCATGGCGTTACCCCCATTCCCCCTGCCAGCTCGGAAGAGACGGAGGAGGAAATGCGACAGGCTCGCGAGGATGCCCGCTGCATCTGGGAACGGGCTCTGCcgctctgggagctgctggatgaGAAGGAGACCAAGGAGACCAAGGCTTTGTTTGGTATCTCCCAGGTGACAGATGCCACCTTGAAACGTTTCGGTGTGCGTTATCTGAGGGCTGCCAGGTCTCTCGTCTTCCCCTGGTTCAGTCCTCAAGATGCGACTCTGAAGGGCCTGAAGCTCCTGAGGGTGGAGAAAAAGGGGGGCACAAAAACTTACGTGGAAGAGACTTTACCCCGCTTCGATTCCTATCGCAATCTTTTTGGGCTGCCCCTGATTGGCCGCCGAGACACAGAGCTAGTATTAACCGGCTGGGAGCTGGATGCTCTGGCCCTGCACCAAGCGGCAGGAGtggccagcctggccctgccgcGGGGGGCCAGCTCCCTGCCTCCCACCCTGCTTCCCTACCTGGAGCAGTTCAAGCGCATCACGCTGTGGCTCGGCGAGGACTTGCGCTCCTGGGAAGCTGCCAAGCTCTTTGCTCGCAAGCTGAGCCTCAAGCGCTGCTCTCTGGTGCGCCCTGGCAACCTGCACCCCCGGCCCTTGGAGGCTCTGAACCAGGGCCTGAACGTCACCAAAATCCTGCGTTCTGCCCTGCTTGCCAGCCACAAATCCATCATCTCCTTCCGGCAGCTGCGCGAGGAGGTGTTCGGGGAGCTGGTGAACACTGAACAGGTGTCTGGTGTCAAGTGGGCACGTTTCCCCGAGCTCAACAAGCTCCTCAAAGGGCACCGCAGAGGGGAGCTCACCATCTTCACAG GCCCAACGGGCAGTGGGAAGACCACGTTTATCAGTGAGTATGCACTGGACCTGTGCATGCAGGGCGTGTGCACGCTGTGGGGCAGCTTTGAGATCAACAACGTCCGTCTGGCCAAAATCATGCTGACGCAGTTTGCTGGCCGGCGCCTGGAGGACCAGCTAGAGCTGTATGATGAGTGGGCTGATCGCTTCGAGGAGCTCCCACTCTACTTCATGACCTTCCATGGCCAGCAGAACATCAA GACAGTGATTGACACCATGCAGCATGCGGTCTACATGTACGACATCACCCACGTGGTTGTTGACAATCTCCAGTTCATGATGGGACACGAGCACCTCTCTGTGGACAG GCTCGCTGCCCAGGACTTCATCGTTGGTGCCTTCCGCAAGTTTGCCACGGACAACACGTGCCACATCACCCTGATCATCCATCCTCGCAAGGAGGATGACGAGAAGGAGCTGCAGACAGCCTCCATCTTCGGCTCTGCCAAG GCCAGTCAGGAGGCCGACAATGTCCTGATCCTGCAGGACCGTAAGCTGGTGACCGGGCCAGGGAAGCGGTACCTGCAGGTGTCCAAGAACCGCTTCGACGGGGACGTGGGTATCTTCCCTCTGGAGTTCAGCAAGGCCTCGCTCTCCTTCTCATCTTCCAAAAGCAAGGTCAGGCTGAAGAAGataaaggaggagaaggagattTTAGCCAACAAAATCGTGGAGGGAGGCTCAGGAGCCTTCAAGAAGCCATGA
- the MRPL43 gene encoding large ribosomal subunit protein mL43 — translation MTGRGSPSRFLTAVLHNGVGRYVRQLQRLQLLFSPTAADARGARQFVEEAAQDFARQHPDVVLYVSPHSGPGPAPVLRAEYLNGTVRDELIASKTSEEIVQLATKLANQSGLDIIRIRKPFHTDNPSVQGQWHPLTNKPSILTVQGPRLQPE, via the exons ATGACGGGCCGCGGGTCTCCCAGCCGGTTCCTGACCGCCGTGCTGCACAACGGCGTGGGCCGGTACGTGCGGCAGCTCCAGCGCCTGCAGCTCCTCTTCAGCCCCACCGCGGCCGACGCCCGCGGCGCCAG GCAGTTCGTGGAGGAGGCGGCACAGGACTTCGCCCGGCAGCATCCCGATGTCGTCCTCTACGTGAGCCCCCActcgggcccgggcccggcccctgTGCTGCGGGCCGAGTACT TGAACGGGACGGTGCGGGACGAGCTCATTGCCAGCAAGACGAGTGAGGAGATCGTGCAGCTGGCCACCAAGCTGGCCAACCAGTCCGGCCTGGACATCATCCGCATCCGCAAGCCCTTCCACACTGACAACCCCAGCGTCCAGGGCCAGTGGCACCCCCTCACCAACAAACCCTCCATCCTCACCGTCCAGGGCCCACGCCTGCAGCCCGAATAA